The Cryptococcus gattii WM276 chromosome B, complete sequence genome has a segment encoding these proteins:
- a CDS encoding Chaperone regulator, putative (Similar to TIGR gene model, INSD accession AAW40658.1) — protein MVADTTYYDLLEVSVDATEVEIKKAYKKKAMQHHPNPDDPNSHETFQRIGQAYETLSNSNDRATYDQYGVDGPPRGGMPSDMDMDDLFSAMFGGGFDDFGGGMGGGFFDPSGGRGGGRRKPSKGRDTTVPYDITLEEVFKGKKVVMSIERDRVCGGCKGSGARPGVTPKECSKCSGKGVVFTDRMLGPGLVGKVKSPCPECNGEGVKLRDKEKCKKCKGQKVVKEKKRIEFMIEPGTEDGERIALRGEGDEAPDIPPGDVIFLIRHLPHPSFRAQPHSPGSLTILLSIRLSEALLGFSRVLFIHLDGKGVHVTSKKGERVIQPGSVWVIKGEGLPIRGKGKRGDMYVRFDVEFPTADWAKAVEIDGGESTKVELPGRKPDLGLSPEQVVVRELSDKPVN, from the exons ATGGTCGCAGACACTACCTACTACGACCTCCTCGAGGTCTCCGTGGACGCTACAGAGGTAGAGATCAAAAAGGCATACAAGAAAAAGGCCATGCAGCACCATCCA AATCCGGATGATCCCAATTCTCATGAAACATTTCAACGTATCGGCCAAGCGTACGAAACGCTTTCGAACTCCAATGAC CGTGCAACATATGACCAGTATGGGGTGGACGGTCCTCCTCGGGGCGGTATGCCCTCGGACATGGACATGGACGATCTCTTCTCTGCCATGTTTGGTGGCGGATTTGACGATTTTGGCGGTGGGATGGGCGGAGGGTTCTTTGATCCTAGTGGCGGCCGTGGTGGAGGACGACGGAAACCATCAAAAGGCAGGGACACCACTGTTCCGTATGATATCACGCTGGAAGAGGTATTCAAAGGGAAGAAGGTAGTGATGAGCATTGAACGAGATCGAGTATGTGGAGGATGCAAAGGAAGTGGTGCAAGGCCGGGTGTGACACCGAAAGAGTGTTCGAAATGTTCAGGTAAAGGTGTGGTGTTTACCGATCGCATG CTGGGTCCAGGACTTGTGGGTAAAGTCAAGTCACCATGTCCTGAATGTAACGGCGAAGGTGTCAAACTTCGGGACAAGGAAAAATGCAAGAAATGCAAAGGCCAAAAGGTTgtgaaagagaagaagaggataGAGTTCATGATTGAGCCCGGAACAGAGGATGGTGAACGGATAGCATTGAGAGGAGAGGGTGATGAAGCG CCCGATATCCCACCAGGTGATGTGATCTTCCTGATCCGACACCTTCCTCACCCTTCCTTCCGTGCCCAGCCCCACTCCCCCGGCTCACTCAccatccttctctccatccGTCTCTCCGAAGCTCTCCTCGGTTTCTCCCGCGTCCTCTTTATTCATCTCGACGGTAAAGGCGTTCATGTCACTAGCAAAAAGGGGGAACGAGTCATCCAGCCCGGTAGTGTCTGGGTGATTAAGGGTGAGGGGTTACCTATACGGGGTAAAGGCAAGAGAGGGGACATGTATGTCCGGTTCGATGTAGAATTCCCAACGGCGGATTGGGCAAAGGCGGTAGAGATCGACGGGGGAGAGAGTACAAAGGTGGAGCTGCCGGGAAGGAAACCTGATTTGGGATTGAGTCCGGAACAGGTAGTTGTGAGGGAATTATCAGATAAGCCGGTTAACTAG